ATTTCAACATTAAGCTCACCAGATAGTATTCAAAGACCAGGCTCTGTGCAAAGACAGGTAGCAATGACCTTTGTAAGTGATCTTAATAGTCAAGATGATGTTGACAGTCAATCAACAACGCCTGATAATCAAGATGATTTGCTTGCGATACAGTACCCACAATTTTTTCCAATTATTCATTCTGAATCAAGTAGTATGCGAACAAAAGCTGGAAGCAGTCCTGTTTTTTCTCAATTAGATACGCAATATTCTCTAGAAGAATCTTTATCTTCTCATGAAGAATTAGTGGTCGAAAATATTGAAGATAGCTCGAGTGATTATGTCGCTTTATAGCGTTTTTTGCAAATTTATCGTAAACTACATACTGTAGCAATACCATACATAGTTATTCATAATTTTACATTGTGTATAAATATAGCCTGCGTTTTCTATTCAAGAAAGCGTAGGCTTCATTGCTATAAACTAAGCATAGCATTCTATTAAAAATTATAAGGGATTACGTGAATAAAAAAATAGTTGTTATTGGCGCATCTGCTGCATCAATCGGTTTTATTTCTAAATTACGATCATTTGATACAGGCAGCCAAGTTATATGTTTTTCTGGTGAAAGTTTTATTCCGTACAATCGTTGTCTGTTAGCAGATTTTGTGACGCAAGAAAAAAGTGCACACGATTTAGCATTAAAGCCAGAAGAATTTTTTGCCCAACATAACGTTGATTTACGTTTGAATTCATGGGTCACTGCAATCGACCGTGAGCATAAATCTGTTACAGTCAATGGTGAGCAAGAATCATATGATGTTCTATTCATTGGCATTGGCACAAAGCCATATATTCCAGCTATCAAAGGAACTGATTTACCAGGTGTTTTTGGATTCCATACGCTTGCAGACGTTGAGAATTTAAATAATTTTCTTGATGAACATCGTCCAAAAACAGCAATTGTAATTGGCGCAGGTATTAATGGTATTGAAGCTGCATCAGCCTTGGTAGATAGAGGTGTTAAGGTTGCGATTGTTGATGTACATGCATCGATTATGCCACTACAAGTTAATGCAATTATGGCACGACATATTGAGACGATTGCAAAAGATGCCAATGTTATTTTCTACAAAGGTCAAAAGGTTGTTGAATTACAACCTCGTAATCGAGCTGTCCTGGGTAGAGTAGTTTTGGAAAGTGGTGCATCAATTCCTACTGATTGTGTTGTATTGGCAACAGGTTCTCGTGTCAATAGTGAGCTGATTAAAAATGCAGGCTTGGACATGATTGACGGTTCTCTTGCAGTTACAACATCGATGCAAACAAGTGATGCATCTATTTATGCAGGCGGCGATGTATGCGTAGCTCATGATATTGTGAGT
This genomic interval from Candidatus Chromulinivorax destructor contains the following:
- a CDS encoding NAD(P)/FAD-dependent oxidoreductase, which codes for MNKKIVVIGASAASIGFISKLRSFDTGSQVICFSGESFIPYNRCLLADFVTQEKSAHDLALKPEEFFAQHNVDLRLNSWVTAIDREHKSVTVNGEQESYDVLFIGIGTKPYIPAIKGTDLPGVFGFHTLADVENLNNFLDEHRPKTAIVIGAGINGIEAASALVDRGVKVAIVDVHASIMPLQVNAIMARHIETIAKDANVIFYKGQKVVELQPRNRAVLGRVVLESGASIPTDCVVLATGSRVNSELIKNAGLDMIDGSLAVTTSMQTSDASIYAGGDVCVAHDIVSKELVKSVTWADAMLQGLTAATQLSDTPRVYPGIVGMRDSKFFGFDFYACGNTNDTEMFDVIDNHKKEYRHTFYLFDGVLQGFVLLGNVDNLAKYRTFYLTQQPVDRSDFQE